From a region of the Cutaneotrichosporon cavernicola HIS019 DNA, chromosome: 7a genome:
- a CDS encoding uncharacterized protein (Reverse transcriptase (RNA-dependent DNA polymerase)), whose amino-acid sequence MSESQLLKPSEIKANVPKLKNHGNFHQWNLKLKSQLRICGIVNYLHEETRPVEPHRVTNVSNLANSLKAALACHEDEIDAESPPKVLDFKDNESSEPIGVRMLSTDELRQWQYWATRESRTRSALEDTLDDSIAPLYNYHKSAHEMYAAICDVYRPMDDTQLADQYIRQLNALKLKKDCKSKDLLKHLTAFNELNSKIITYGTCLSDAELVRLFTGSLTVTERLHVGTAVNANTERTFKVWQREFANYVCLLQLDEPVITKSTGSSLISATIDTSQSAKPARSDRNRRGRGNSTATFNRNTAGGSGDRKTAPRTYNEDQIKQMEANGNWCKIHERSGHSTKDCGALKFSSKILEYSKLEPRDNMSTSSPKNKTGPNGKVGLSAAICASTTSTNPFQDPTILRFLVDNGSDIHLAGSVKHLINVRKLSEPKRVGLGFTNNFITITHIGDMPLKLEHGTVTFHDVHVSSDTYGRILSQRQLVEEGWTVDTDDGMYMKNKIAHLTLEKLPAHLRHTFLSFDVDTDVADGTTTEEKEEEDENDNVIMSHVTATSTATIAATVAPITLTRPDGIKLVDIHYRLGHLSRTKMLELINKGLVDGVTKEDVKDDKWKTIDCPHCAPFKTAALPRTGPSPRGNAWGEMVHCDIKGPINPVSFDDQKYLCSIISDVARHREFHPIKTKAMAGPILRQYIKVLQTMTGLTVKIVRTDGGGEFNSLEMRRFYADMGIQHHVSPPGDPALNGPIERFNRTAAEHQTAILNASNMDTKYWLYSAVYTSNILNMTTFLDDGCTAYEAFNGRPPNLANIRPFGERVHVRMRLLKKDDDNFTFERVRSLPGRVLAREPRFSAWWVLLNNDTVTLGRDLYQFNPVDRSQPMVPFPDDYHDTQSDPDVDLTGITGDNANEDTIEDEEERVIQIRQQIEHVRPEQEQQRAEDSAGTTSLDNNIATFVVLDAFRDEEGDYSIVTFEELGVNNVDDIIATVRPISDADADADDNLEPVSVAEAMAGPDAEKWRDAMRREIEQFNNKNTWVETTLPDGRRAITAKWVFKRKRDADGNITKFKARLVARGFTQIHGVDYDETYAPVARMSSLRLLFTIAAVYNLELGQIDVEGAYLNGVIEEEIYLNTPPGVRLSDPNADVFRITGSLYGLKQSGRVWWIELNTRLTAMGFQRCPDEWGLYCRNNNGTRAYISAYVDDIICATSTKEEFNDIKTAMRNHWTITDLGEPQYILGVRVDRDRLLRTITLSQPTYVENVSERFNISTRGAGRNAPLPVSSKTYGELLTDADTTDELTAERRTYYQEIVGTIQWIAGATRPDMAFSAGFLGRASNAPTERTLALAERALSYLAHTKTTGITLGGKTTPLEVYADADHASCLQTRRSTTGIVTYFHDSPVTWSSRRQATVSQSSAEAEFIAASEGAREAIWLRRVLDHLGFPQQGPTPLYIDNEAAIKLGDRPTAFPLNKHIDIRKHMLREYVSERYIKLRFIKTSKQRADVLTKPLAGPSHQLARTHLRLTQIL is encoded by the coding sequence ATGTCCGAGTCTCAACTACTCAAGCCATCTGAAATTAAGGCAAACGTTCCAAAGCTCAAGAACCATGGGAACTTCCATCAATGGaacctcaagctcaagtCGCAGCTACGTATCTGCGGCATTGTCAACTATCTCCATGAGGAGACACGCCCCGTTGAGCCTCATCGCGTTACAAACGTCAGCAACCTAGCGAACTCCCTCAAGGCCGCTCTTGCATGCCATGAAGATGAAATCGACGCCGAGTCTCCGCCCAAGGTCCTCGACTTCAAGGACAACGAATCCTCCGAGCCCATCGGCGTGCGCATGCTGTCTACCGACGAACTGCGCCAGTGGCAGTATTGGGCAACCCGAGAATCGCGCACACGTTCTGCTCTCGAAGATACGCTCGATGACTCTATCGCTCCGCTCTACAACTATCACAAGAGCGCACACGAAATGTACGCCGCCATCTGTGACGTCTATCGTCCCATGGACGACACCCAGCTTGCAGACCAGTACATCCGTCAGCTCAACgccctcaagctcaagaaggactGCAAGAGCAAGGATTTACTCAAGCATCTTACGGCTTTCAACGAGCTCAACTCCAAGATCATTACGTACGGGACATGCCTttccgacgccgagctcgtacGACTATTCACAGGAAGCCTCACCGTTACCGAACGCCTCCACGTTGGAACTGCAGTAAACGCCAACACAGAACGCACTTTCAAGGTGTGGCAACGTGAATTCGCAAATTACGTTTGTCTTCTacagctcgacgagcccgTCATCACCAAATCCACAGGATCGAGTCTTATCTCAGCCACAATTGATACGTCTCAGTCTGCCAAACCCGCTCGAAGCGACCGCAACCGCCGCGGTCGAGGAAATTCAACTGCAACCTTCAACCGAAATACTGCGGGAGGTAGCGGTGACCGCAAAACGGCTCCCAGGACGTACAACGAAGACCAGATCAAGCAAATGGAAGCAAACGGAAACTGGTGCAAGATTCATGAACGTTCAGGGCATAGTACCAAGGACTGCGGTGCACTCAAGTTTTCCTCCAAGATCCTCGAGTATTCGAAGCTCGAACCACGCGACAACATGTCTACGTCGTCACCGAAGAACAAAACCGGCCCCAACGGCAAAGTTGGGCTCTCCGCTGCAATTTGCGCATCCACCACATCGACAAATCCTTTCCAGGATCCCACGATTCTACGTTTCCTCGTTGACAACGGTTCGGACATCCACCTCGCAGGCTCTGTCAAACACCTCATCAACGTGCGCAAGCTCAGTGAGCCGAAGCGAGTTGGTCTCGGTTTCACCAACAATTTCATCACAATCACGCATATTGGTGACATgccgctcaagctcgagcatGGTACTGTCACATTCCATGACGTACACGTCTCCAGCGACACGTACGGTCGCATTCTATCGCAGAGACAGCTCGTCGAAGAAGGATGGACCGTCGACACTGATGACGGCATGTACATGAAGAACAAAATTGCACATCTCACACTTGAGAAACTCCCAGCGCATCTGCGCCACACTTTCCTCTCATTCGATGTCGACACAGACGTCGCCGATGGCACGACgacggaggagaaggaagaagaagacgaaAACGATAACGTCATCATGTCTCACGTCACCGCCACATCCACTGCCACAATCGCTGCCACAGTTGCACCTATAACGCTCACACGTCCAGATGGcatcaagctcgtcgacattCATTATCGTCTAGGCCACCTCTCGCGCACCAAAatgctcgagctcatcaacaaaggccttgtcgacggcgtcacCAAAGAGGACGTCAAAGATGACAAGTGGAAGACCATCGATTGTCCGCACTGCGCACCGTTCAAGACAGCAGCTCTCCCCCGAACAGgcccatctcctcgcggaAACGCATGGGGCGAGATGGTACACTGTGATATCAAAGGGCCCATCAATCCCGTCAGTTTCGATGACCAGAAGTACCTCTGTTCTATCATCAGCGACGTTGCCCGTCATCGTGAGTTCCACCCGATAAAAACAAAGGCTATGGCAGGACCAATCCTACGACAATATATCAAAGTCCTGCAGACCATGACAGGTCTTACGGTCAAGATTGTTCGCAccgacggaggaggagaatTCAATTCCCTCGAAATGCGTCGTTTCTATGCCGACATGGGAATTCAACACCACGTCTCACCACCAGGTGACCCAGCGCTCAACGGTCCCATTGAACGCTTCAATCGCACTGCCGCCGAACACCAGACGGCAATCCTCAATGCCTCCAACATGGACACCAAATACTGGTTGTACAGCGCAGTTTACACGTCAAACATCCTCAATATGACAACGTTTCTTGACGACGGATGTACTGCATACGAAGCGTTCAACGGGCGGCCGCCGAACCTCGCCAATATCCGCCCGTTCGGCGAACGTGTGCACGTCCGAATGCGCCTGCTCAAAAAGGATGATGATAATTTCACGTTCGAACGAGTTCGATCGCTACCAGGACGTGTTCTAGCTCGAGAACCTCGTTTCAGCGCCTGGTGGGTGTTGCTCAACAACGACACAGTTACCCTAGGCCGAGACCTCTACCAATTCAATCCAGTGGATCGCTCGCAACCTATGGTACCATTTCCAGATGATTACCATGACACACAGTCGGACCcagacgtcgacctcaccgGTATCACAGGCGACAACGCAAATGAAGACAccatcgaggacgaggaggagcgagtcATACAGATCCGACAACAAATCGAACATGTGCGACCGGAACAGGAACAACAGCGTGCAGAAGACTCTGCAGGCACCACATCCCTCGACAACAACATCGCCACATTTGTCGTTCTCGACGCTTTccgagacgaggaaggagaCTACAGCATCGTCACTTTCGaagagctcggcgtcaacAATGTCGATGACATCATCGCGACCGTGCGCCCGAtctccgacgccgacgccgacgctgaCGACAACCTTGAACCTGTCTCCGTCGCCGAAGCCATGGCGGGtcccgacgccgagaagTGGCGTGACGCCATGCGCCGTGAGATTGAACAGTTCAACAACAAGAATACCTGGGTCGAAACGACACTTCCAGACGGGCGTCGCGCCATCACCGCCAAGTGGGTGttcaagcgcaagcgcgacgccgacggcaaCATCACCAAGTTCAAAGCACGTCTAGTAGCCCGTGGGTTCACGCAAATCCACGGCGTCGACTATGATGAGACTTACGCACCTGTCGCCCGCATGAGCAGCCTACGCCTGCTATTCACCATAGCAGCCGTCTACAATCTCGAGCTAGGGCAAATCGACGTCGAAGGAGCATACCTCAACGGCGTCATCGAAGAGGAAATCTACCTCAACACACCACCCGGTGTACGGCTTTCAGACCCGAATGCAGACGTCTTTCGCATCACCGGATCCCTGTACGGGCTCAAGCAGTCCGGACGAGTCTGGTGGATCGAACTGAACACCCGTCTCACCGCCATGGGCTTCCAACGCTGCCCAGACGAGTGGGGGCTCTATTGCCGCAACAACAACGGCACACGAGCTTACATTTCTGCATATGTTGATGACATCATCTGTGCCACAAGCACCAAAGAAGAATTCAACGACATCAAAACGGCAATGCGCAATCACTGGACCATCACCGACTTAGGTGAGCCGCAGTACATCCTCGGCGTgcgcgtcgaccgcgaTCGTCTACTGCGCACCATCACACTATCGCAACCTACTTACGTTGAAAACGTTTCCGAACGTTTCAACATTTCCACTCGCGGCGCAGGCCGCAACGCACCTCTTCCCGTCAGCAGCAAGACGTACGGGGAGCTCCTtaccgacgccgacactACCGACGAACTCACGGCAGAACGTCGCACGTACTACCAAGAAATTGTCGGCACCATCCAGTGGATAGCCGGCGCCACACGCCCTGATATGGCGTTTTCCGCCGGTTTCCTTGGGCGTGCAAGCAACGCACCCACGGAACGTACACTCGCACTTGCCGAACGCGCGTTAAGCTACCTCGCTCACACCAAGACGACCGGTATCACTCTCGGCGGCAAAACAACGCCGCTCGAAGTgtacgccgacgccgatcACGCCTCATGTCTTCAAACCCGTCGTTCAACCACCGGAATCGTCACCTACTTCCACGACTCCCCCGTCACCTGGTCCTCACGCCGTCAGGCCACCGTCTCACAGTCCAGCGCCGAAGCCGAATtcatcgccgcctccgAGGGCGCACGTGAGGCGATCTGGTTACGCCGAGTTCTAGATCATCTAGGATTTCCGCAACAAGGTCCGACACCGCTCTACATCGACAACGAAGCCGCCATCAAGCTCGGAGATCGCCCCACGGCATTCCCACTCAATAAGCACATCGATATTCGCAAACACATGCTGCGGGAATACGTTTCCGAGCGATACATCAAGCTCCGCTTCATCAAGACTTCCAagcagcgcgccgacgttCTAACTAAGCCTCTTGCAGGGCCTAGCCACCAACTTGCGCGCACCCATCTACGTCTCACACAAATACTGTAA
- the KAR4 gene encoding uncharacterized protein (Belongs to the MT-A70-like family), with the protein MAATQTATALDAHRSYLQEVRERQRARRVQVALATASLSPPSRTHSRAPSATTPSDAGPSTPARSLANVANYVPREEAIRNDYAAWYACSGQWPSNYVLGAGDGEICDEFPALRRLMDLKAAHVAASAHPPLIAPVTGPTASALLPTLSPHRFDVILLHDPRLWGGTWGDIAALPIRHLSADPAFVFLWVGAGDADGLERGRECLAKWGFRRAEDIVWVKTNKAKGESNPGGASTGLFASQKEHCLMGIRGTVRRSTDVHFVHCNVDTDVIVWEGASDGPRTPPYLYTLIENFCLGARRLELFGDGARARPGWVTVPLVPDSSSVGLVTHTALEIPSDAERFDPNIYPIHLPRKKEEGKPVIPFHAEIEMLRPKSPQRRGRKTPGPGPGPGTPNPGPGNHTPRFGPGVMRMGALTPAQNMAPMMPFQPMGMGMHPMQMPMMQMQQGMPMLEQMAMLQMQMGQMGQGMGMMQGMGPGMVDPMQQQMMMMGGGMGMGGMGGMGGMAMGMQGMPMGGMGSMGMSGPMGPGGPGIMGAGMGGMSPMGGRSPQPAASPHVGASPHVPSPHFVPSPHVGQEALPASPDPNAIVHSPSPVPVSVDEWGNPIDYGQQQYGYVFQGHQGHGGYGYGYYGYGQ; encoded by the exons ATGGCCGCCACGCAGACAGCAActgcgctcgacgcgcacaGGTCCTACCTCCAAGAAGTGCGGGAACGCCAGCGCGCCCGACGCGTGCAGGTGGCACTTGCGACGGCGTCTCTCTCCCCGCCGAGTCGAAcgcactcgcgcgcgccgtcggccACCACCCCTTCCGATGCTGGTCCATCCACACCCGCCCGCTCACTAGCCAATGTGGCAAACTACGTGCCCCGCGAAGAGGCCATACGTAATGACTATGCGGCGTGGTACGCGTGTTCGGGTCAGTGGCCCAGCAATTACGTTCttggcgctggcgacggGGAGATCTGTGACGA attTCCCGCACTCCGTCGTTTGATGGACCTCAAGGCTGCGCATGTCGCTGCTTCCGCGCACCCCCCTCTCATTGCCCCAGTTACTGGTCCCACCGCAtccgccctccttcccacccTCTCTCCGCATAGGTTCGACGTTATTCTGCTGCATGACCCCCGGTTGTGGGGCGGCACATGGGGGGATATCGCCGCCCTACCTATTCGTCATCTGAGCGCTGACCCGGCGTTTGTGTTCCTTTGGGTTGGGGCTGGGGATGCAGACggtctcgagcgcggccgtGAATGTCTTGCCAAGTGGGGGTTCCGGAGGGCGGAGGATATCGTTTGGGTCAAGACcaacaaggccaagggGGAGAGTAATCCCGGAGGCGCGAGTACTGGCCTATTCGCGAGCCAGAAGGAACACTGCCTCATGGGTATCCGCGGGACGGTACGGCGGTCTACGGATGTGCACTTTGTCCACTGCAACGTCGACACGGATGTGATCGTCTGGGAGG gcgcgTCAGACGGCCCACGTACACCGCCATACCTCTACACACTAATCGAGAACTTCTGTctcggcgctcgccgcctcgagctgtTCGGCGACGGTGCGCGCGCCCGCCCAGGCTGGGTCACTGTTCCGCTCGTGcccgactcgtcgtccgtcGGCCTGGTCACCCATACTGCGCTAGAGATACCTTCGGACGCGGAGCGCTTCGATCCAAACATCTACCCGATCCACCTCCCccgcaagaaggaggagggcaagccCGTAATCCCGTTCcacgccgagatcgagatgCTGCGTCCCAAGAGTCCCCAACGGCGCGGTCGCAAGACACCTGGGCCTGGTCCGGGACCCGGGACCCCCAACCCCGGGCCAGGAAACCACACGCCGCGTTTCGGTCCCGGGGTCATGCGTATGGGTGCGCTCACGCCGGCACAGAACATGGCGCCAATGATGCCGTTCCAGCCCATGGGTATGGGGATGCATCCCATGCAGATGCCCATGATGCAGATGCAGCAGGGCATGCCTATGCTCGAGCAGATGGCTATGCTGCAGATGCAGATGGGGCAGATGGGGCAGGGAATGGGTATGATGCAAGGTATGGGGCCTGGCATGGTCGACCCCATGCAGCAGcagatgatgatgatgggcGGGGGAATGGGGATGGGCGGTATGGGTGGCATGGGAGGGATGGCGATGGGCATGCAGGGCATGCCCATGGGAGGTATGGGGAGTATGGGTATGTCGGGTCCAATGGGACCAGGAGGGCCAGGCATTATGGGAGCCGGTATGGGCGGGATGAGTCCGATGGGAGGCAGGAGCCCGCAGCCAGCCGCGTCACCTCACGTCGGGGCATCGCCGCACGTCCCGTCGCCCCACTTCGTACCGTCACCTCACGTCGGACAGGAGGCACTGCCCGCTTCGCCGGACCCCAACGCGATCGTCCACTCGCCGAGTCCCGTCCCTGTCTCAGTAGACGAGTGGGGCAACCCCATCGATTACGGACAGCAGCAGTACGGGTACGTCTTCCAAGGGCACCAAGGGCACGGTGGGTACGGGTACGGTTACTACGGATATGGGCAGTAG